ATCTCACAGGTGCTTTCGACAGAGTGAATTACATCCGACTACTCGCAACTCTCCGAGACCTGGGCTTCCCACAGTGGCTTGTATATTGGGTGAGGAACTGGCTGACGGACCGAAAAGCCACACTCTCCTTTGACGGCCAAAAGACACAGAAAATCAGCATCCGAGCTGGAGTCCCACTGTCAGGGCGGTTGCATCGTGACCGTCGTTGATCCAGTGATGGAGCTTGGCACATGCAGAGCACGGGCCAATGCCACTTGAATGACTTCGCATCTCGCTGCTGCGAGACCTGTTTGTAGCTCTTTGAGCTACGTCTTGACATTAGAGCCTGCCCGTACCCGACGGAATAGAGCCCAGACTGTAGCTTAGCTGAATATTACTGTCATTAATATGTCAACCTGTCCTGCCCGTGACACCTTTACCTTAATTTGCAAATTAGGTATTCGAACGTAAGCTGGTTAATTTGGACATTTCGAAATCAAACACATTTTTTCCAAGCTGAAATTGACAGGGGGGTAgggtggaagaggcagtGCTGCTCCTAACTATACCCCACCCAAGTCCAAAAGCGGCAATACATTTCCCTTGACCGGGAAGAACATTTCAGCATAGGCTAGACTGAAAACAGCATGTGTCAGTCGTGGATTCCAGCACGAAGTGCGAAGTCGACCCGTACCTGATTCCAAGACAAGCTCTCGACCCCTTCCCAAACGGTACCAGGTATCTGTCCAATCTCTTCCCTGAGTCTAACCAGCGCTCCGGTTTAAAGACATGCGGCTCAGGAAAAACGGTCGGGTCCATTAGGATAAAGTACCCAGTCTGCGAAACTGGGGTACCGGCAGGAATGACATATTGCTTGTAGATGATGTCTTCATGTGCGACTCGAGGAAACCTTGTGGTGATACCGTAGGAGAGCCGGAGTGCCTCTTTGATTACCGCTGTCTGTTGTTCGGGGAGGTTAGCAGGTATTGCTGAAGGGGAGAGAGATCTGCAATCTCACCAGATATGGAAGCTGTTGCAACGTGCTCCAAGAAGGGATATCCTGCTCGCTTGGTATGGCCACATCCAACTCTTCTCTGAATCGCTCCAACGCGTCCGGAACGTGCTTCAAGTAGAAGAACATCCTTGTTAGCGTCTGACCTGTAGTCTCAGATCCAGCACCAGTCAACAGTGTAGCCTCGTCGCACATTCGCTTCAACGTCCTCTCGCTCGGTGGCAAATTCTCGTTGTCACGCAAAGCGTGGAAATCGAACGGGCGCCGGACTTCTCTCCTTCGGTCCCCGCAAGTATCGGGCTGACCTGCTTGATCATGTCCTCTTGCCGGGCGAGCATGTAAGCCACGCCTGGACTCGTCCTTTTGACGATGGATTGGGGGATCCGCTCCATCAACGACGGGATCCAAGGGAACTGCATCATCAGAAAGCAGCCCCCCGTCGCACCGACGACGGCCTCCTTGAACTGCAGTTCGAAGTCAGGCTTGTCGAGGTACTTTCTGTCGCGCCCAAAGCTGTAGTCGCAGATCACGTCCATGGTCAGCGCCATGAGTGCGGCATCAAGGCGGAAGACCTCCCCCGTCTGGGCAATCTTGTCCAATCTAGCGGAAAGCTTTTCCACTTTGGACTTGATCAACGGCTCCAGCTTGGTGACGGATGCCACAGAGAAGAAGGGATTCAGGGCTGCCCGACGAAGTCGATGTAGGTCGTGTGGCACGGTCGTAAAGGTGGAACTGCTAGCGACAGCCAGTCTCGTCCACCATTCGTACTTGTCGAGCTTGCGCTTCGAGTTGACGCCACATCCGTAGAGCTCGTCGTAGAAGTCTGGATCCAGAATGTGTAGCTCGTGGGGATTGATTCGGACGATTGGACCGTATCTTTGATGCATTTCTTCCACCCTCCACATGAACTGTCCTTTTTTGACCACGTTCCAGTAGAACTCGTACCAGGGTGTTACGGCTGTCAACTTGGGACCGGGAAACCTGGACAGTGGGTGGAAGTAAAGACGCCAGATGACGGTGGTAGCCATCCAGCAGAGTCCACCGACGATGGCGGCCACAAGCGGCCAAGGTGTGATTGTCTCCATGGCGACGTCGCTCTCACCGTCTGATATTCAGGGAATATTCTCGGGAACTCGCGCTGGCTTCGATCGACACAGGGCTTTTGACCAGGAGCTGGTGGGAGTAAGTACTATCTAGGATGAACAAAGGTCAGTTGCCAGTTTGATCTCCCTGGGTGTTCAAAGAGGGGTAAGCTGAAGCAGTACGACGAACCAGCAGAACCAATATCGTGTTGGATACTGGGCCAAGCCAAGCCCGACGGCCACGGCTGTTATCACAGAGCATAAGCAACCAATCGGACAGCATGGTGCAGCGACCTATCGAACCAACATCGCCAGAGGGAGCTGAAGCCCCCGACGTGGTACCACAACATCTTTGTTGTACCACACTGGCGAATTTGACGGTAAGGGCACTCGTTTGCTAGGTGGCGGATAGACAGATCTATCCCGTCAACCTCCCATGGTGTCTGAGCCTACAACATGCCCATACAGTACTAGAAGCTCTGGTCTAGACTGTAAGCCTGCCGGGATGGAAAGCTGTGGTACCTTGGTAACAGAGCGTGGGTGCTGGGAAGGCTCCTAGAGTATAGAAAATCGGCACAGAGAGACGTCTCATCACAGATAGCTGTATGGCATGCCGTCTTGTACCAGATTGGTATACATTGTTGAGAGATACTTGAGGAAAAGTGGCCAACCCATCGGCGATTCTGACGAGGCGGTGATTCTTCCCTCGTGCGGTGCAGGACGGAGCAGGTACACAGGCAGAGCAACCTGGAAGGTTCGGGGCGATCATGGGTCCAGTAAAAGGACAAGCCCGCTTGCGATGCTGTGGACCTAGGTTCAGTGGGCAGGACCGCACACCTTTCCAGACCGTACAAGTAATCGCACCACTGGCAATCTCCTGGTCCAGTGCTCGAGATGGGTAGGTGCTccgagaggaagaagggatTGGAAGGCGTGCACCCACGGTCTGTCTGGTTTACcaagtcttcttctccgctcTTCTGCTCCGTGACAGGTTGACTTTTCCTCTGCAGCCAGCACCGGATCCTGCACCACTAGGGAACTCGAAATCAATAATGACCTCTTGACCTCTCATCGTCGCCGTCCATCGGGCGGGTATTATCCTATTATCTATTCTTgactcaccaccacaagtGGCTTACTCCGTACAGGCGATGCCTCTTCAGCTGTACCAGCTGCAGAGAGCCGGGGAAAATGTTCCATCAATTATCTCCTCATTATCAACACGATCATCAACTGCCTCATCTCCTATTACCACCATCAATATCAACAGGTACGTGCTTTCAGGCTCTTTGACACGGGAGACTGGCGTCATCGGTGGCCCTGTGCCCGGCTCCCGTCGATGCGTACATTTCGACGTCACTCTTCGCTACCTACCACTTTTCAGAGAGAAATTGCTAACCGATAGGTGTCTCCAGTCCTACTTTATTATGCTTCCTGTATTTCTTCTCCAGTCCAAGTTCTCAGCACTGCAAAGAGAGACCAAACCGCCCCAACCTCTTCCAGTTGGCTCTCGGCTTGCCATCATCTACAACCACCCAAAGGACGGCCAACTCGGCGATCTCTTGTACAAGATGGTCATTCGATCAACTTCCAACCCATATGGGGGGCATAGTTATGTCTCTGACGATCCTTCCGATTTCCACCCCATATCGCGTCCACGGACAGCATGTCCCACCTTCAGCACAACTCTCAAGACTTCCCTACTGTCTCCAGGGCTGCTGTTGCATTCCACTCTTCTCCCGTCACTGGCGTTGAACTCCTCTCTTGCAAGCATATCATACACTGTGGCTCGGCTCACCAACCGCTTGGAAGCCAAAGACCTGATCTGGCCCCTCGGTCCCCTCCTCAACGCATGGTGGTCCGCCGTGTTTCGGCATCAATTTGCACACCACCCAGTTTCCCTCTTTTCCGCTTACAAGGCCCTCGCTCGCCCTGAGAAGCTTGTTTTGACTGGAGTGACTCTGTGGGGAGGCAGACTCTTTTACCGGGTGCTCTCCCGGATGCtcaagagggagaagggtcGTGACAAGCCCGCCTACGAGTCGCTCAAGCGTCAGCATG
This window of the Podospora pseudoanserina strain CBS 124.78 chromosome 3, whole genome shotgun sequence genome carries:
- a CDS encoding hypothetical protein (COG:Q; EggNog:ENOG503Q4B3), producing the protein METITPWPLVAAIVGGLCWMATTVIWRLYFHPLSRFPGPKLTAVTPWYEFYWNVVKKGQFMWRVEEMHQRYGPIVRINPHELHILDPDFYDELYGCGVNSKRKLDKYEWWTRLAVASSSTFTTVPHDLHRLRRAALNPFFSVASVTKLEPLIKSKVEKLSARLDKIAQTGEVFRLDAALMALTMDVICDYSFGRDRKYLDKPDFELQFKEAVVGATGGCFLMMQFPWIPSLMERIPQSIVKRTSPGVAYMLARQEDMIKQPDTCGDRRREVRRPFDFHALRDNENLPPSERTLKRMCDEATLLTGAGSETTGQTLTRMFFYLKHVPDALERFREELDVAIPSEQDIPSWSTLQQLPYLTAVIKEALRLSYGITTRFPRVAHEDIIYKQYVIPAGTPVSQTGYFILMDPTVFPEPHVFKPERWLDSGKRLDRYLVPFGKGSRACLGIRYGSTSHFVLESTTDTCCFQSSLC
- a CDS encoding hypothetical protein (COG:S; EggNog:ENOG503NVM4); translated protein: MPLQLYQLQRAGENVPSIISSLSTRSSTASSPITTININRYVLSGSLTRETGVIGGPVPGSRRCVHFDVTLRYLPLFREKLLTDRCLQSYFIMLPVFLLQSKFSALQRETKPPQPLPVGSRLAIIYNHPKDGQLGDLLYKMVIRSTSNPYGGHSYVSDDPSDFHPISRPRTACPTFSTTLKTSLLSPGLLLHSTLLPSLALNSSLASISYTVARLTNRLEAKDLIWPLGPLLNAWWSAVFRHQFAHHPVSLFSAYKALARPEKLVLTGVTLWGGRLFYRVLSRMLKREKGRDKPAYESLKRQHGFSWNKIWWKKFVPEIGWLTLISLPVVTPFRLGYYSGAVIQQSLTSITQKGWAQALSVGLFTMGLSMEVLADWQLDRFKMGKGIGIGPGTRSRAGSLEKENGNGVKFTQPGWTVETGVNGRRVSISRERENREEKICKEGVWGIVRHPNYLGDALVHLSFPLMLYASDLLTPIAMLGPLANYLYLRCVGGDKTDEYTRTRRYSSEDVSKKIEFDRYRRERNSFWPDKGQIHNKWTWIVVGCGVAGALIERLIMGVV